Proteins encoded together in one Synergistales bacterium window:
- a CDS encoding diguanylate cyclase, with amino-acid sequence MSLSARIASLPPLISIVIAVVLLVLGDARSAEGLPAGMWAALMVLYILLTGLYVPLSALPDMQLSVASIQALCQGFTVLALALQFGLPAMVPWTGVALIAVGAATGGGAVQHALALKTKLQRNLQHAKQEEPAAQPPAETEAATGCPFPVIEVGGDNTVTEANDAFLGLLGIDRTAVQGQEVDMLLPQDTTRISLGGQDFRILHWEGQGRRLYCLLPAESLPEQGEPAEARQEQPRQGKTIVVEDPETGLFTEEYLQIQGPFELARAERYRRWLSAVLIAITYRKGEGGVPTDADRKDVLVTFSQALLAELRDTDLTFRLSNDTILFFLLETSQNGAKSFAKHLRGLFGQVIQKKQHLLALEPALEIGIHYYSGNEPLKMEGLMEYLQVSREKSRNA; translated from the coding sequence ATGAGTCTGTCCGCACGCATCGCGTCGCTCCCGCCGCTGATCTCCATCGTTATCGCCGTGGTTCTTCTCGTTCTCGGCGACGCCCGGAGCGCCGAAGGGCTGCCTGCAGGGATGTGGGCCGCCCTGATGGTACTCTACATCCTTCTGACCGGGCTCTACGTCCCCCTCTCTGCCCTCCCGGACATGCAGCTCTCGGTGGCCTCCATCCAGGCGCTCTGCCAGGGCTTCACGGTGCTCGCCCTGGCCCTGCAGTTCGGACTCCCGGCGATGGTGCCCTGGACGGGGGTGGCCCTCATCGCCGTCGGCGCGGCCACCGGAGGCGGCGCCGTCCAGCATGCCCTGGCCCTCAAGACGAAGCTGCAACGCAATCTCCAGCATGCGAAACAAGAAGAACCGGCCGCGCAACCACCGGCGGAGACGGAGGCGGCGACGGGATGCCCCTTCCCCGTCATCGAGGTGGGCGGCGACAACACCGTCACGGAGGCCAACGACGCCTTCCTCGGCCTGCTGGGAATCGACAGGACGGCGGTACAGGGGCAGGAGGTGGACATGCTCCTCCCGCAGGACACCACCCGGATCTCCCTGGGCGGACAGGACTTCCGGATCCTGCACTGGGAAGGCCAGGGCCGGCGGCTCTACTGCCTCCTGCCCGCCGAAAGCCTCCCCGAACAGGGAGAGCCGGCGGAGGCCCGGCAGGAACAGCCGCGGCAGGGGAAAACCATTGTGGTTGAAGATCCGGAGACGGGGCTGTTCACCGAGGAGTACCTCCAGATTCAGGGCCCCTTCGAACTGGCCCGGGCCGAACGCTACCGGCGCTGGCTCTCGGCGGTGCTCATCGCCATCACCTATCGCAAGGGCGAGGGCGGGGTGCCCACCGACGCCGACCGGAAGGACGTCCTGGTCACCTTCAGCCAGGCTCTGCTGGCGGAGCTGCGGGACACCGATCTGACCTTCCGCCTCTCCAACGACACCATCCTGTTCTTCCTGCTGGAAACCAGCCAGAACGGCGCAAAGAGCTTCGCCAAGCACCTCCGTGGCCTCTTCGGCCAGGTGATCCAGAAGAAACAGCATCTTCTGGCGCTGGAACCGGCACTGGAGATCGGCATCCACTACTACAGCGGCAACGAACCGCTCAAAATGGAGGGGCTCATGGAGTATCTGCAGGTCTCCAGGGAGAAATCCAGGAACGCCTAG